The proteins below come from a single Parageobacillus thermoglucosidasius genomic window:
- a CDS encoding prepilin-type N-terminal cleavage/methylation domain-containing protein, with product MEEKNFLARLSSKGFTLLEVLASITILSIVAIGMFSFFTNAMQYTTYNQDKTVAINIARGVLAYMERLDFTELKQYVESKINNTDSQSFVYLNASDCSADGFPLLGGENDKETNQKTCERALGPAVNNIDYKTRVHIFLVPYDKKAQDELKANPPEQFPASLIEKIRREDEEDGEGAENINTDLQNYLLKVYVIVRWGDRVEDSEWLEGVIADETIR from the coding sequence ATGGAGGAAAAGAATTTTTTAGCACGCCTCTCTTCAAAAGGCTTCACCTTATTGGAAGTGCTAGCATCCATCACCATTTTGTCCATCGTCGCAATAGGAATGTTTTCCTTTTTTACGAACGCCATGCAATATACGACATACAATCAAGACAAAACGGTCGCCATTAACATCGCCCGCGGCGTATTAGCCTATATGGAGCGCCTTGATTTCACGGAGTTAAAACAATATGTGGAGAGCAAAATCAATAATACAGACAGTCAATCGTTTGTCTATCTGAATGCTTCTGACTGCTCCGCCGACGGTTTTCCGTTGCTCGGCGGCGAAAACGACAAAGAAACTAACCAAAAAACCTGCGAAAGGGCTCTGGGTCCTGCCGTCAATAACATTGATTATAAAACGCGCGTTCATATATTTCTTGTTCCGTATGACAAAAAAGCGCAGGACGAGCTGAAAGCAAACCCGCCAGAACAATTCCCTGCATCATTAATCGAGAAGATTCGCCGCGAAGATGAAGAAGACGGAGAAGGCGCAGAAAATATCAACACAGATTTGCAAAACTATCTGCTCAAAGTTTATGTGATCGTGCGCTGGGGAGATCGTGTTGAAGATTCGGAATGGCTTGAAGGTGTGATTGCTGATGAAACGATACGTTAA
- a CDS encoding PulJ/GspJ family protein, translated as MKRYVNNENGLSLAELLAAIAISSFILVSIYGVFFSGLNAYKRIFIENQLRSEADYIVATIMNKLYAFAPDGIAMDQTTNAQIAFVSDKEIQFVSDESINPSNPSLVMIKKEKKPTPETLTVVLQDGSIAVDGEQLHSDRLKIVAEESEFSYTCSQQEEEKICRSGVVTIKLAVQDRDHDDPDDLLYIQPFTLKTEFGF; from the coding sequence ATGAAACGATACGTTAATAATGAGAACGGACTATCTCTTGCCGAACTGTTAGCCGCCATTGCCATTTCTTCTTTTATCCTTGTTTCTATTTATGGCGTGTTTTTCAGCGGATTGAATGCATATAAGCGGATTTTTATCGAAAATCAACTGCGCAGCGAAGCCGATTATATTGTCGCCACCATTATGAATAAACTTTACGCGTTTGCGCCGGACGGAATCGCGATGGACCAAACGACAAATGCACAAATCGCATTTGTGAGCGATAAAGAGATCCAATTTGTCAGCGATGAAAGTATCAATCCTTCTAACCCTTCTCTCGTCATGATCAAAAAAGAGAAAAAACCAACTCCTGAGACGCTTACCGTTGTCTTGCAAGATGGCTCGATTGCCGTCGATGGCGAACAGCTGCATTCGGATCGTTTAAAAATTGTTGCGGAAGAATCAGAGTTTTCCTACACCTGCTCCCAACAAGAAGAAGAAAAGATTTGCCGCAGCGGCGTCGTTACCATTAAGCTTGCCGTCCAAGACCGCGACCATGATGATCCGGATGACTTGCTGTATATCCAACCGTTTACATTAAAAACTGAATTCGGCTTTTAA